CCATCAGAGGGTAATGGTCTGAGTATTTCTCCGGAAGGATCCCTGCCTCAGAGCAGGTGATATCCCCCCGATAGAAGATATAATCAATCCGCATTTTAACCCAGTACCTATAGGAGGGGCCTGCATCAAAAGGGACAGCAGGGCGAAGCCGATTCTCAAAGATAAACTGTTTAAGAACGTCGCTCCGCGGAAACGCGTTGAAATCGCCTGTCAGGATTACATTCTTGGGGCTTTTTTTAAGAAATCCGCTCAGCCGCCTCATCTGGGATCTCCGGTCATAGGGGGTCAGCCCAAGATGGGTAGTGATGACGCGCACAAGTTTCCCCTCAATCCACAAATCTGCATAGGTCGCTCCTCTTGCAATGGGCGGAACCCCGAACTTGGTGTGGACAAAGTGATGGGAGTTAAGCGCAACGTTCCCGTGGTTGATGAATTCTATCTTGCTAAGGATAGCATTTCCTGAATTCCGGTGGTGAAGAATCTTATGGTTGAAGCCGGCGGTGAAATGGATGAAGCCTGCTTTCCTCATTAATGTGCGGATATGATTCTCTCTCTTTTTTGGCGAAAGCCCGATTTCCTGCAGGCAGACGATGTCATAATTGCTGAGCTGGCTTGCGATGTCGTTTGCGATCGTCTTCTTGATCTTTCTCCTGTGGAAGATATCAATGAGGGCTCTGGCGTGGCTCTTCCCGGAAAGATATTTGAGATTATAGGTAAGCACGCGCATGGAAAGGAAAAGTTGATTGTTCTATTTAAAGGTTTTCTGATGCAGAAAGGCTTCGGTGAAAATCCCGCAGTGGCTTGCGAATGAGCTCGTTCTCAGTCGCTCACAAGCCACCGGCTGCCGCCCAGTTCGCCTCGTACTGTTTTGAGTGTTAAGCGACATTCCCCGAAGGGGGCAACCCTCTTGTCGCTGTGATGCCTTTGCGTTCTTGGGCTCACGAAAGGCGGCAGCAATGATTTTCACCGCAGCCATGCAGAAAGCAACATTTAAATAGAAAGAAGCTCTTAAAACAGCCATGCCAAAGCGAGGAAGAAAGGTTCCCAGAAGGGCAAAGCGCAAGAGGGGGGCAAAGCGCAAAGGCCGGGCAACGAGCAAGGTGAGGAGCACTCCTCGGGCCATCAGCTACGAAAACATTCCGCAGATCAGCCCAAATGACATTCTGAAAGAAAAAGCAGATGCCTCAACTGACCAGACAGAAGCGCAATACAAAACGCTGGATGGAAGCCCCAAGGGTGCCGCAGCCAAGGCACTTAAGACCCCGCGCAAAGGGCTTCCGCTGCTGAAAAGGATATTAGGAGATGAGTTTTTGGCAGTATCTGCGATTATTATTTTCGGGTCATTTATGAAATTAGGGTATGGCGCGATAGGGGCTGCTGTTACGCTTGGGATCATTGCAGCTTTCTCCTTTATTTGCGGTGTGGCTGTGAAAGGGTATATCCAGAATAGGTATTAATTCGATAGATACTAACTCAATTCTCTATATTGTATAAGAAGGATTAGGGCAAATAAATGTATTTAAAGGCATCGAGAATAGGGCAGCCATGGCCCAGCTCATTTACGTCGATAGCCAGTTGATTGAAAGACACATCAGCGCCCTAGCAAAGATAGGATGCCTTGGGCCTAACGAAGGTTTCACTCGTGCTGCATGGTCTGACGAGGAAAGCACTGCGATGAACTACATTGCAGCGGAAGGGAAGGCAGCTGGGTTTCAGCCGTGGTGGGACGCTATAGGGAATCTCTTTCTTACACGGGCTGGATCCATTGAACAGATCCTTCAGATCGGCTCCCACCTGGATACAGTTCCTGGCGGCGGGAATTACGACGGGGCTGCAGGCATTGCCGCAGGCCTGGAAGCGTTGAAAGCAGTCAGCTCACAGCAAATCAACGCTGGTCTTGAGCTTGTGGTTTGGAGAGGAGAAGAGTCAGCAACCTTTGGTGCTCCGTATAAAGGGAGCAAGGGAGCATTTGGAGAGCCGTTTGTTGATTCCAAAGGCAGGCGTGATATCTTAGCAAATGAATTTTGTGGCGTAAGTCTGGAAAAAGCCATGCGAACACAGGGCGATGACCCGCAATATTTAATGGCAAATACTCCAACACTCACTCCCACCCACATTGAAAACATTACTGGCCACATCGAACTCCATATCGAGCAAGGCCCGGTCCTTGAGAATAGTGGGAAGGATATTGGGATCGTTACAGCAATACGAGGCAACACAAGGCACTGGATCGATGTTGAGGGAGAGTTTAATCATTCCGGAACCACCCCCATGAAGGATAGGAAAGATGCAAATACTGCCATAGCTCATATGATTGCGGAAGCAGACAAGATGGCTTGGAACGCAGAGCACTACGGAAATGATATCACGCAGACAGTGGGAATCCTAAACGCCGAGAGGTCAAGGAATGAGACAATGGGTGTATATCACAATGCTTTGACAAAGGTGCCCGGATGCGGATATTTTTCATTGGAGATACGAAGTGCAAACTGGAATTTTCTGCAATCGTACACAGGAGAGGTTATGCAGCGGATTGAACAGATCGCAAAGGAAAAGAATGTGAAGGTTAACATCATCCCGATAAGCGCAGAAGCTCCAGTCACTGCATTCAGCAGCGAACTTCAGGCAATTGCAGAAAGAAAGGCAGATGAATTAGGTTATGCATCAATGTATATGCAGAGCGGAGCCGGTCATGACTGCGCTGTGGTTGCCCGACAGCGATTAAAAAGCCCGATACCAACACTGCTCATCTTTATTCCATGCAGAGATGGGAAAAGCCACTGCAAAGAGGAATACGCGTCTCCAGATGCCATAACAAAAGGCGCAAATGTTCTGGCAAATACTGTCTACGAATTAGCGCGATAATCTGGCATACGTCTTCTGCATCAGCAGACTGTCCTCCTCGATATTCGGAGACTCTGATATGACAACCCCTGCTGCGTTGAATTCCTTTAATGCTTGGAGAACTGCTTTGTAAGTGAAGTGATTATCCTCGTCTTTCATATTGAGATGGTTCCGTTCTCCCTTCGGTCCATAATGCATGCCAGACAGGTGGATATGCATACTGCTTAGAGCCTCCCTGCCAAGTCCTTTTTCTATCTCAGTCAGGGCTTCCTTGAAATCAGCCTCAGTATTGAATGAGCCAACAGACCTACTGTAGAGATGGGAGAAATCTACGCAGATGCCAACCTGCTCGACTTCTTGGGCAAGCCGGATAAGCTCTGAGACAGTTCCGAACTGGGTTCCCTTGCCTGTTGTCTCAGGGCTGATTCTGATGCTATGGCCCTCATCCTTTAGTTTTTTTGTTATGCTCTTTAAGGATTCCCTTACCTTAAGGTATACATTGTCTGCGGGAAGATCCATGTAATATGCAGAATGGAAGGTCAATGAGAATGCACCGCACAGGTCAGCAATCCTCGCTGCATTCAAGACACGTTGTATTGACGCTTCTCTCTTCTCTTTTTCCAATGAGTTGAGATTAATGAAGTACTGGCCATGGCAGGTCAGCAAGATTTCATTCTGCTGGCTAGCCTTCTTGATGCCGGAAGTTTTCTCTTTTGGGATATTGACTTGGCGCACAAATTCAATCTCCATGGCTCCCAGGCCAATTTTTTTAAGATACGAGATCCCATTGAGGGTATTCCTCTCAGGAGTTGCCAGTGGAATTCCTGCAGTGCCAAAAACAAGCCCTTTCACCTTACCCAGACTCCACGATGCATAATCTTTTGATTGTCTGCAAACACCGTTGGCTGCAGGACAACACCGTCAACATGGATTGGGACATCGATGCTTCCGCCAAAACCAGTATTGTTCCCTAATGCAATGTGGATCGTTCCCTTAACCTTCTCATCCTCAAGGATATTCCCTGTAATCCTTGCCAGCCCATTTGTTCCGATGCCAAGCTCTGCGATGTTATAGGCATTTGGATCATTGACAGCCTTCAGGCCTGCAGCAAGCTTTTTTGCCTCTTCCCCTCCAGTGACTGAGGTTGCGTATCCATCCTTGACACGTATTCTGATTGGAGCTGCAAGCCTTCCTATGCCTGCAAAGGATCCATCAAAAACGATAATGCCTGATGTGCCTTCCTGATGGGGAGCGCAATAAAGCTCGCCATCCGGAAGATTGCAGACTTCTCCTTTTCTGGCAATCCCTGAATTGAGGCCTTCCCAGGGCTGTTTTGCGACATGAAGGGTTATGCTTGTTCCTTTTTCTGTCTTGATTATGATTTCTTTTGCCTTTTTCAGGAGATCATATAAAGGGGATACCTGATTTTTCAGATACTGGTAGTCAACGTCAAAAAGCCGCTCCATGATTGAAACAGTGATGCCGGGCAATGTGGCGATGCGCGCTCCCTTAGCTGATGCCTGCTTCCTGGCTGCTGTATGCGTCAGGGAAGTGGTAGTTGCTGCAACGATGACATCAAAGTGCTTCATCCGCTCTGCAACCGCATCAGGCGGCTCCTGGCCGTCGTGATCGCCCAGAGGTATCTCCACTTTTTCTGCACGTGCTAAGAAGGAAGTTGTCTCTGCAAAAAAGGCGTTTGCGATCTCCTCCTTGCTCTTGTCATAGATAACCAGGACAGACTCTCCCTTCTGTAGGCTAAGGGAATGCTGGTAAGCGTTCCTGGCAGCCTTCCTGAGTAGGGCATTCATGGGTCAACGATGAGAATTACCGCCTTGATGGATGGAAGATGTCATACATGATCTCCTC
Above is a genomic segment from Candidatus Nanoarchaeia archaeon containing:
- a CDS encoding endonuclease/exonuclease/phosphatase family protein, whose amino-acid sequence is MRVLTYNLKYLSGKSHARALIDIFHRRKIKKTIANDIASQLSNYDIVCLQEIGLSPKKRENHIRTLMRKAGFIHFTAGFNHKILHHRNSGNAILSKIEFINHGNVALNSHHFVHTKFGVPPIARGATYADLWIEGKLVRVITTHLGLTPYDRRSQMRRLSGFLKKSPKNVILTGDFNAFPRSDVLKQFIFENRLRPAVPFDAGPSYRYWVKMRIDYIFYRGDITCSEAGILPEKYSDHYPLMASFDFGAQ
- a CDS encoding Zn-dependent hydrolase — translated: MAQLIYVDSQLIERHISALAKIGCLGPNEGFTRAAWSDEESTAMNYIAAEGKAAGFQPWWDAIGNLFLTRAGSIEQILQIGSHLDTVPGGGNYDGAAGIAAGLEALKAVSSQQINAGLELVVWRGEESATFGAPYKGSKGAFGEPFVDSKGRRDILANEFCGVSLEKAMRTQGDDPQYLMANTPTLTPTHIENITGHIELHIEQGPVLENSGKDIGIVTAIRGNTRHWIDVEGEFNHSGTTPMKDRKDANTAIAHMIAEADKMAWNAEHYGNDITQTVGILNAERSRNETMGVYHNALTKVPGCGYFSLEIRSANWNFLQSYTGEVMQRIEQIAKEKNVKVNIIPISAEAPVTAFSSELQAIAERKADELGYASMYMQSGAGHDCAVVARQRLKSPIPTLLIFIPCRDGKSHCKEEYASPDAITKGANVLANTVYELAR
- a CDS encoding TIM barrel protein, which gives rise to MKGLVFGTAGIPLATPERNTLNGISYLKKIGLGAMEIEFVRQVNIPKEKTSGIKKASQQNEILLTCHGQYFINLNSLEKEKREASIQRVLNAARIADLCGAFSLTFHSAYYMDLPADNVYLKVRESLKSITKKLKDEGHSIRISPETTGKGTQFGTVSELIRLAQEVEQVGICVDFSHLYSRSVGSFNTEADFKEALTEIEKGLGREALSSMHIHLSGMHYGPKGERNHLNMKDEDNHFTYKAVLQALKEFNAAGVVISESPNIEEDSLLMQKTYARLSR
- a CDS encoding aminopeptidase; the encoded protein is MNALLRKAARNAYQHSLSLQKGESVLVIYDKSKEEIANAFFAETTSFLARAEKVEIPLGDHDGQEPPDAVAERMKHFDVIVAATTTSLTHTAARKQASAKGARIATLPGITVSIMERLFDVDYQYLKNQVSPLYDLLKKAKEIIIKTEKGTSITLHVAKQPWEGLNSGIARKGEVCNLPDGELYCAPHQEGTSGIIVFDGSFAGIGRLAAPIRIRVKDGYATSVTGGEEAKKLAAGLKAVNDPNAYNIAELGIGTNGLARITGNILEDEKVKGTIHIALGNNTGFGGSIDVPIHVDGVVLQPTVFADNQKIMHRGVWVR